From a region of the Aeoliella mucimassa genome:
- a CDS encoding sulfurtransferase: MHWTLPTIAILMLMLPNTIHAEEKTELLMEVPQLAERLAAESQAPSPLVVLDVRSADAFAEGHIHGALHVDTKEWKSTFGQGDDTAAWTSRIGRYLPSNNTTVVVVDTKVSPSAARVWWMLKYWGVDDVRVLNGGMQAWRAAEQSLSTDTPSFVESSTFKATAQPERFADYAEVRAIADSDQAATCLIDTRTDQENEAGYIPTAHHLNWEELVDADTGKLLEINQLKQLLERVHFDPAKPTVTYCGGGGRAAVMALAVELATGKPAANYHGSWGDWTKREASGGLPAELSFGSATAGDTPEQCPEE, encoded by the coding sequence ATGCACTGGACCCTCCCGACGATCGCTATCCTGATGTTGATGCTGCCTAATACGATCCACGCCGAGGAGAAAACCGAATTGTTGATGGAAGTCCCCCAGCTCGCCGAACGCCTGGCCGCCGAGTCGCAAGCTCCCAGCCCGCTGGTGGTGCTCGATGTTCGCTCGGCCGACGCGTTCGCCGAGGGTCATATTCATGGTGCGCTGCACGTGGATACCAAGGAGTGGAAGTCGACCTTCGGCCAGGGCGACGACACGGCCGCTTGGACCTCGCGCATCGGTCGCTACCTCCCCAGCAATAACACAACCGTGGTGGTCGTCGATACCAAGGTCTCTCCATCGGCTGCTCGCGTGTGGTGGATGCTCAAATACTGGGGCGTCGACGACGTTCGCGTGCTCAACGGCGGCATGCAGGCCTGGCGGGCGGCCGAGCAAAGCCTGTCGACCGACACTCCCTCGTTTGTCGAGAGCAGCACGTTCAAAGCAACCGCTCAGCCCGAGCGCTTCGCCGACTACGCCGAGGTGCGAGCGATTGCCGATAGCGACCAAGCGGCGACCTGCCTTATCGACACCCGCACCGACCAAGAGAATGAAGCCGGGTACATTCCTACCGCTCACCATCTGAACTGGGAAGAGCTGGTCGACGCCGACACCGGCAAGCTGCTCGAGATCAACCAGCTCAAGCAATTGCTCGAGCGCGTGCATTTCGATCCTGCGAAACCAACAGTCACTTACTGCGGCGGTGGCGGCCGCGCAGCGGTCATGGCGCTTGCTGTCGAGCTGGCCACCGGCAAGCCAGCCGCCAACTACCATGGCAGTTGGGGCGACTGGACCAAGCGCGAAGCCAGCGGCGGGCTGCCAGCCGAGTTGTCGTTTGGCAGCGCAACCGCCGGCGACACGCCGGAGCAATGCCCCGAGGAGTAA